A window of the Lactuca sativa cultivar Salinas chromosome 5, Lsat_Salinas_v11, whole genome shotgun sequence genome harbors these coding sequences:
- the LOC111897954 gene encoding palmitoyl-acyl carrier protein thioesterase, chloroplastic, translating to MTVMITTSSSIIMNSSPGMTPVKFGCNRGAMHKHKKIKLKYASSWSSQFKAPTKVNATKAGALDWSMVDPEKEDPNMVSDLLVERMIQDGFIFQEKFCIRVYEVGPYHIATVETLMNHLQETTANHMKKGGLIHEWFGSKEMFKHNLTWVMAKIHMVVDRYPTWGDFVQIDTWKAAYGKNGVCCNLTFRDCKTGEILVRASSFWVMMNSKTRKLSKIPNEIRAKLEQIYVDKPPLVEQVTRTWSTSEKNINEHMCKGLKPRWSDLDINNHVNHVKYIGLILESVPKTIIENYEIDSITLEYYRECTKDHKLQSFTSILTKDNDEISDFEIVDCQHLLQFESGSNIMKGGTRWRLKHGKSKDL from the exons ATGACCGTTATGATCACCACTTCATCATCCATAATTATGAACTCTTCCCCAGGCATGACACCCGTCAAGTTCGGATGCAATCGAGGTGCCATGCATAAGCATAAGAAGATTAAGTTAAAATATGCTTCTTCTTGGAGTTCGCAATTTAAAGCTCCAACAAAGGTAAATGCTACAAAAGCAGGTGCTTTGGATTGGAGCATGGTCGACCCGGAGAAAGAGGATCCAAACATGGTTTCAGATCTTCTGGTAGAAAGAATGATTCAAGATGGTTTTATATTCCAAGAAAaattttgtattagggtttatGAAGTAGGGCCATATCATATAGCTACCGTAGAAACACTAATGAACCATTTGCAG GAAACAACAGCTAATCATATGAAGAAAGGTGGACTCATACATGAGTGGTTTGGGTCGAAGGAGATGTTCAAGCACAACCTAACGTGGGTGATGGCAAAGATTCATATGGTTGTGGATCGCTATCCAACATG GGGTGATTTTGTTCAGATTGATACTTGGAAAGCTGCGTATGGGAAAAATGGTGTGTGTTGTAATCTAACATTCCGTGATTGCAAAACGGGCGAGATATTAGTAAGAGCTTCAAG CTTTTGGGTAATGATGAATAGCAAGACAAGAAAGTTATCCAAAATTCCAAATGAAATTCGAGCTAAACTGGAGCAAATCTATGTGGATAAACCCCCTTTAGTCGAACAAGTTACTAGAACATGGTCAACAAGTGAGAAGAACATTAATGAACACATGTGCAAAGGTTTAAAG CCAAGATGGAGCGATTTAGATATTAACAACCATGTGAACCATGTGAAATATATTGGGTTGATCCTTGAG AGTGTTCCAAAGACTATTATAGAGAACTACGAGATTGATAGCATTACACTAGAATACTATCGAGAGTGTACAAAGGACCACAAACTGCAGTCCTTCACTTCTATATTGACGAAAGACAATGACGAGATATCTGATTTTGAAATTGTTGATTGCCAACATTTGCTTCAATTTGAAAGTGGTAGTAATATCATGAAAGGAGGGACTAGATGGAGGCTGAAGCATGGAAAGAGTAAGGACTTATAG